A DNA window from Thalassospiraceae bacterium LMO-JJ14 contains the following coding sequences:
- the cobN gene encoding cobaltochelatase subunit CobN, with protein sequence MHLLAAQPGAITDGEEAVDLGQTPGDMLFLSAADTELALLADARRQLSDDAVDVPSLRLANLMQLGHNMSVDLYVDEIVAHTRIVVVRILGGYGYWPYGIEQIAETCRSRNIHLAVLPGDDQPDPELSAFSTLNAEACHRLWQYGVHGGPANSRNLLLYMAHLAGAGTDWREPAALLRAGLYWPGAATPSLDDVRSHWTDGRPVASLVFYRALVQSGNLAAVDGMIAAMQDAGLNPLPVFAQSLKDPISADTIAGIYEAVPPAVVLNATGFAVSAPGRDFTPGPLDAAGCPVLQVVFSGGNREGWESGTRGLSARDIAMNVALPEVDGRIFSRAVSFKGRARRDDATESDIVTYEPVPDRLRFVARLAANWAKLGGTPADARRIALVLANYPNKDARLGNGVGLDTPAGTIRVLKALDEAGYRIADAPADGAALIERLKAGPTNDFKALATRAISETLSLADYQIWFAALAPAVREQVLERWGAPETDPFYMPGEVDCGSFAISAYRCGNVVIGLQPARGYNIDPVQSYHDPALVPPHGYLAFYAWLERGFRADAVCHMGKHGNLEWLPGKALALSEDCFPEAALGPMPHIYPFIVNDPGEGTQAKRRAAAVIIDHLTPPLSRAESYGPLKDLEQLVDEYYEAAGVDPRRLRVLTENILSLCRATGLDEDIGIAVDESEDDALAKLDGYLCELKELQIRDGLHVFGESPEGRLLTDLLVALVRVPRANGKDADQSLHRALAADLGLGFDPLDCDMAEAWIGPKPEALQTVSDDPWRSTGDSVERLELLAAELVAGNRDCDRAWANAQAVMGWLHDDLRHRVAASGDAELDGLLTALDGRFVAPGPSGAPTRGRPDVLPTGRNFYSVDTRTVPTPAAWTLGWASAALLVERYLQDHGEWPQVMALSAWGTSNMRTGGDDIAQALALMGVRPTWDGASRRVTGFEILPPDLLDRPRVDVTLRISGFFRDAFPALIDLFDSAVRAVAALDEPEAQNPIAARVRAETERLVSEGVDARDAGRRAGFRVFGSKPGAYGAGLQAMIDEQGWQNEADLAGAYVAWGGYAYGAGAEGAAEHGLFRDRLGRVQAVIHNQDNREHDLLDSDDYYQFEGGMTAAVNAERGQRPAVYHNDHSRPERPVVRPLEDEIARVVRARVVNPKWIDGVRRHGYKGAFEMAATVDYLFAFAATTGAVKDHHFDLVFQAYLDDADVRGFLEDVNPDALRDIAQRLMEAQDRGLWSPRLNSTRDVLQRLGARGA encoded by the coding sequence ATGCATCTTCTAGCCGCACAGCCGGGCGCCATTACGGATGGCGAGGAAGCCGTCGATTTGGGTCAGACCCCGGGCGACATGCTTTTTCTGTCGGCGGCGGACACCGAACTGGCGCTGCTGGCCGACGCCAGGCGGCAGTTAAGCGATGACGCTGTCGATGTGCCGTCCCTGCGGCTCGCCAATCTGATGCAGCTCGGCCACAACATGTCGGTCGATCTGTACGTCGACGAAATTGTCGCTCACACGCGCATTGTCGTGGTCCGGATCCTCGGCGGGTACGGCTACTGGCCCTACGGCATCGAGCAGATCGCCGAGACCTGCCGCAGCCGGAACATTCACCTTGCCGTGCTGCCGGGCGACGATCAGCCCGATCCGGAACTGTCGGCGTTCTCGACGCTCAACGCCGAAGCCTGTCACCGTCTGTGGCAATATGGGGTGCACGGCGGCCCGGCCAACAGCCGCAATCTTCTGTTATATATGGCGCATCTTGCGGGCGCCGGGACCGACTGGCGCGAACCGGCGGCACTGTTACGGGCCGGGCTTTACTGGCCGGGTGCAGCAACGCCGTCGCTGGACGATGTCCGCAGCCACTGGACCGACGGGCGGCCGGTCGCGTCGCTGGTTTTTTACCGTGCCCTGGTGCAGTCGGGAAACCTTGCCGCCGTCGACGGGATGATCGCGGCTATGCAAGACGCCGGTCTCAATCCGCTGCCGGTGTTCGCGCAAAGCCTCAAGGATCCGATTTCGGCCGACACCATCGCCGGTATTTATGAAGCCGTCCCGCCGGCTGTCGTGCTGAACGCGACCGGGTTCGCGGTTTCCGCACCGGGCAGGGACTTCACGCCGGGGCCGCTCGATGCCGCCGGTTGCCCTGTGCTGCAGGTCGTCTTTTCGGGCGGTAACCGGGAAGGCTGGGAAAGCGGCACGCGCGGGTTGTCGGCACGCGACATCGCCATGAACGTGGCGTTGCCGGAAGTCGACGGGCGCATCTTCAGCCGCGCGGTTTCCTTCAAGGGCCGGGCGCGCCGTGACGATGCGACGGAAAGCGACATCGTCACCTACGAACCGGTGCCGGACCGGCTTCGCTTTGTCGCGCGGCTCGCCGCCAACTGGGCGAAGCTCGGGGGCACCCCGGCGGATGCGCGCCGCATCGCGCTGGTGCTGGCCAACTATCCGAACAAGGACGCCAGACTCGGCAACGGCGTCGGGCTGGATACACCGGCGGGCACGATCCGCGTGCTCAAGGCGCTCGACGAAGCCGGTTACAGGATTGCCGATGCCCCCGCCGACGGCGCAGCGCTGATCGAACGTCTCAAGGCCGGACCGACCAACGATTTCAAGGCGCTGGCGACACGCGCCATTTCCGAAACCCTGTCGCTTGCCGACTATCAGATCTGGTTCGCCGCGCTGGCGCCCGCCGTGCGCGAACAGGTGCTGGAACGCTGGGGCGCGCCCGAAACCGACCCGTTCTATATGCCGGGCGAGGTCGACTGCGGCAGCTTTGCGATTTCCGCGTACCGCTGCGGCAACGTCGTTATCGGTTTGCAGCCGGCGCGCGGCTATAACATCGACCCGGTGCAGAGTTATCACGACCCGGCGCTGGTGCCGCCGCACGGCTACCTCGCGTTCTATGCCTGGCTGGAGCGCGGCTTTCGCGCCGACGCGGTCTGCCACATGGGCAAGCACGGCAACCTGGAATGGCTGCCGGGCAAGGCGCTGGCGCTGTCCGAAGACTGTTTTCCGGAAGCAGCCCTCGGGCCGATGCCGCATATCTATCCGTTTATCGTCAACGACCCCGGCGAAGGCACGCAGGCCAAGCGCCGCGCCGCCGCCGTCATCATCGATCATCTGACGCCGCCGCTGAGCCGTGCCGAAAGCTATGGCCCGCTGAAGGACCTGGAACAGCTCGTTGATGAATATTACGAGGCGGCGGGTGTCGATCCGCGCCGGCTCAGGGTGCTGACGGAAAATATCCTGTCGCTGTGCCGCGCTACCGGTCTCGACGAGGACATCGGCATTGCCGTCGATGAGAGTGAAGACGATGCGCTGGCCAAGCTCGACGGTTATCTGTGCGAGCTGAAGGAACTGCAGATTCGTGACGGCCTGCATGTGTTCGGCGAAAGCCCCGAAGGGCGGCTGCTCACCGATCTTCTGGTGGCGCTGGTGCGGGTGCCGCGGGCAAACGGCAAGGATGCCGATCAGTCCCTGCACCGTGCGCTGGCGGCGGACCTGGGCCTCGGCTTCGATCCGCTGGATTGCGACATGGCAGAAGCCTGGATCGGCCCGAAGCCGGAGGCGCTGCAAACCGTGTCGGACGATCCGTGGCGCTCGACGGGTGACAGCGTGGAGCGGCTGGAATTGCTGGCGGCCGAACTGGTCGCCGGAAACAGGGACTGCGATCGGGCATGGGCGAACGCGCAGGCTGTCATGGGCTGGCTCCACGATGATCTGCGCCACCGTGTCGCCGCGAGTGGCGATGCCGAACTGGACGGTCTGCTGACGGCGCTGGACGGACGCTTCGTCGCCCCCGGCCCGTCCGGTGCGCCGACGCGCGGCCGCCCCGATGTTTTGCCGACCGGACGCAACTTCTATTCCGTCGATACCCGCACCGTGCCGACCCCGGCGGCGTGGACGCTGGGGTGGGCCTCGGCGGCTTTGCTGGTCGAACGCTATCTGCAGGACCACGGCGAGTGGCCACAAGTCATGGCGCTGTCGGCATGGGGAACATCGAACATGCGCACCGGCGGCGACGACATCGCGCAGGCGCTGGCGCTGATGGGTGTGCGCCCGACATGGGACGGCGCATCCCGGCGCGTCACCGGGTTCGAGATTCTGCCGCCCGATTTGCTGGACCGCCCGCGCGTCGATGTGACGCTCAGGATATCCGGGTTCTTCCGCGACGCTTTTCCGGCGCTGATCGATCTGTTCGACAGTGCGGTGCGCGCCGTCGCCGCGCTGGATGAGCCCGAAGCACAAAATCCGATCGCGGCGCGTGTGCGGGCCGAGACCGAGCGGCTCGTCTCGGAAGGCGTCGATGCAAGGGATGCCGGCCGGCGCGCCGGGTTCAGGGTCTTCGGCTCGAAACCGGGGGCCTATGGCGCCGGACTGCAGGCGATGATCGACGAGCAGGGCTGGCAGAACGAAGCCGACCTCGCCGGCGCCTATGTGGCATGGGGCGGCTATGCCTACGGGGCGGGGGCCGAGGGGGCTGCCGAACACGGGCTTTTCAGGGACCGGCTCGGCCGCGTGCAGGCGGTGATCCACAATCAGGACAACCGCGAGCACGATCTTCTGGATTCCGATGACTATTATCAGTTCGAAGGCGGTATGACGGCGGCGGTCAACGCCGAACGGGGCCAGCGCCCGGCCGTCTATCACAACGATCATTCCAGGCCCGAGCGCCCGGTGGTCCGCCCGCTTGAAGACGAGATCGCGCGTGTCGTCCGCGCCCGCGTCGTCAATCCGAAGTGGATCGACGGCGTCAGGCGGCACGGTTACAAGGGCGCCTTCGAAATGGCGGCGACGGTCGATTACCTGTTTGCCTTCGCGGCGACCACCGGCGCCGTCAAAGATCATCATTTCGATCTGGTGTTCCAGGCCTATCTGGACGACGCCGACGTTCGCGGGTTTCTGGAAGACGTCAACCCGGATGCGCTGCGCGATATCGCCCAGCGGCTCATGGAAGCGCAGGATCGCGGCCTGTGGTCGCCGCGCCTGAATTCGACGCGCGATGTGTTACAGCGCTTGGGCGCCCGAGGCGCTTGA
- the cobW gene encoding cobalamin biosynthesis protein CobW produces the protein MKIPATVITGFLGAGKTTLIRHILANANGKRIALIINEFGDIGVDREVINGCGFEGCDEDDVMELANGCICCTVADDFLPTMEKLLNRAEPPDHIVIETSGLALPKPLVKAFNWPEVRSRVTVDGVVAVVDAPAVRDGRFADDPAKIQQAREADENLDHHSPLEEVFEDQLLCADLVLLNKADMMADADKPGVLALLGREIRAGVKVVETVKGDIDLGVLLAMSAAVEDDLDQRPSHHDGDDDHDHDDFESFQVPLGDIDDPGALEDRIMAATVAHDILRIKGFVNVPGKPMRHVIQAVGPRIERYFDRPWLETEPRRSELVVIGLAGLDRDAISGMLKG, from the coding sequence ATGAAGATACCCGCTACCGTAATCACCGGATTTCTCGGCGCCGGCAAGACGACGCTGATCCGCCATATCCTCGCCAACGCGAACGGCAAGCGGATCGCGCTGATCATCAACGAGTTCGGCGACATCGGCGTCGACCGCGAGGTCATCAACGGCTGCGGCTTCGAAGGCTGCGACGAAGACGACGTGATGGAACTGGCCAACGGCTGCATCTGCTGCACGGTCGCCGACGATTTCCTGCCGACCATGGAAAAGCTTCTGAACCGCGCCGAGCCGCCGGACCACATCGTCATCGAGACGTCGGGCCTGGCGCTGCCGAAACCGCTGGTCAAGGCCTTCAACTGGCCGGAAGTGCGCTCGCGCGTGACCGTCGACGGTGTCGTTGCCGTGGTCGATGCCCCTGCGGTACGCGACGGCCGCTTCGCCGACGACCCGGCGAAAATCCAGCAGGCCCGCGAGGCCGACGAAAACCTCGATCACCATTCGCCGCTCGAGGAAGTCTTCGAAGATCAGCTGCTGTGCGCCGATCTGGTGCTGCTCAACAAGGCCGACATGATGGCCGATGCCGACAAGCCGGGCGTGCTGGCGCTGCTGGGCCGGGAAATCCGCGCCGGGGTCAAGGTTGTCGAAACCGTCAAGGGCGACATCGATCTCGGTGTGCTTCTGGCGATGTCGGCAGCGGTCGAGGACGATCTCGACCAGCGCCCGTCGCACCATGACGGTGATGACGATCACGATCACGACGATTTCGAGAGCTTTCAGGTGCCGCTCGGCGATATCGACGATCCGGGGGCTCTCGAAGACCGCATCATGGCGGCCACGGTGGCGCACGATATTCTGCGTATCAAAGGCTTCGTCAATGTGCCGGGCAAGCCGATGCGCCATGTCATTCAGGCGGTCGGCCCCAGGATCGAGCGTTATTTCGACCGGCCATGGCTGGAAACCGAGCCGCGCCGCAGCGAACTGGTGGTGATCGGTCTCGCCGGTCTCGACCGCGACGCGATCTCGGGAATGCTCAAGGGGTAA
- the cobU gene encoding bifunctional adenosylcobinamide kinase/adenosylcobinamide-phosphate guanylyltransferase, with protein sequence MSGLPPVTLVLGGARSGKSRYAEGLVEAEGGGVYIATAQAWDSEMTVRIEKHRARRGELWETLEAPRDLVGALTSKACRGKAVLVDCLTLWVSNLMMGHHDIERELAMLTAVLPGLDARVVFVSNEVGLGIVPDNAMAREFRDHAGNAHQQIAKIADRVVFVTAGLPMTMKDMTT encoded by the coding sequence ATGTCCGGCTTGCCACCCGTGACGCTGGTACTGGGCGGTGCGCGCTCGGGCAAGAGCCGCTATGCCGAGGGACTTGTCGAGGCCGAGGGCGGGGGCGTCTACATCGCCACCGCGCAGGCCTGGGACAGCGAAATGACGGTGCGAATCGAAAAGCACCGCGCGCGTCGCGGCGAGCTGTGGGAAACCCTCGAAGCGCCGCGCGACCTGGTCGGCGCGCTGACGTCGAAGGCATGCCGCGGCAAGGCGGTTCTGGTCGATTGCCTGACGCTCTGGGTTTCCAACCTGATGATGGGCCACCACGATATCGAACGCGAACTGGCGATGCTGACGGCGGTGCTGCCGGGCCTTGACGCCCGGGTCGTTTTCGTTTCCAACGAGGTCGGTCTCGGGATTGTCCCCGACAACGCAATGGCGCGAGAATTCCGTGATCATGCGGGCAATGCGCACCAGCAGATCGCAAAAATAGCCGACCGGGTGGTATTCGTTACCGCCGGTCTGCCGATGACGATGAAAGACATGACGACATGA
- a CDS encoding histidine phosphatase family protein has protein sequence MHDGTTRWWLVRHAPVVGVQGKIYGADDVECDRSDLVSFQSLARRLPGDVPWYTSHLSRAILTAQSIRDAGLEARDPVIDPRFGEQSFGDWQGATWDEMRAADPDTYDAFWQDPVRNRTPNGESFADQIARVGAAIDHYTERHEGSDIVCVSHGGTVRAAVSHALGLDPAAGMALTVHTLSLTVLEHVPDGLLKGRGGAWRVVHVNRPAREDH, from the coding sequence ATGCATGACGGTACGACGAGATGGTGGCTGGTCCGCCATGCCCCGGTGGTGGGCGTGCAGGGCAAGATTTACGGTGCCGACGATGTCGAATGCGACCGTTCGGACCTGGTGTCCTTTCAGTCGCTGGCGCGCAGGCTGCCGGGCGATGTGCCGTGGTACACCTCGCACCTCAGCCGCGCCATCCTGACGGCGCAATCGATCCGCGACGCCGGCCTTGAAGCGCGTGACCCGGTCATCGATCCGCGCTTCGGCGAGCAGAGCTTCGGCGACTGGCAGGGGGCCACGTGGGATGAAATGCGTGCCGCCGATCCCGATACCTACGATGCGTTCTGGCAGGATCCGGTCCGCAACCGCACCCCCAACGGGGAAAGCTTCGCCGATCAGATCGCGCGTGTCGGCGCGGCCATCGATCACTACACCGAACGCCACGAAGGCTCCGACATTGTATGTGTGTCGCACGGCGGCACGGTGCGCGCAGCGGTATCGCATGCCCTCGGTCTCGATCCGGCGGCGGGTATGGCGCTGACCGTGCATACGCTGTCGCTGACGGTGCTCGAACACGTTCCCGACGGCCTGCTCAAGGGCCGGGGTGGTGCGTGGCGCGTGGTGCACGTCAACCGTCCGGCGCGGGAAGATCACTGA
- the cobS gene encoding adenosylcobinamide-GDP ribazoletransferase produces MSTADNSFSPVRDLRVCVLFLSRIPVGRISGLESTDLARAAWAFPLVGLIVGAISGGALYGIAGTGASPIACALAALALQAIVTGALHEDGLADVADGMGGRDREHTLEIMRDSRIGAYGVLALIFSVAIRAAMIAGIPGPGFACLSMIAAAMLSRGLLPAVMHALPPARRDGLSHGAGQPSLKIAAAAAAIGALALFTLLPLSVALAAVALGIVLGAAVLLWAQRKLGGQTGDVIGAVQQMIEIAVLSAAAAGSSVFYA; encoded by the coding sequence ATGTCGACAGCCGATAACAGCTTCAGCCCGGTTCGCGATCTGCGCGTCTGCGTCCTGTTCCTGAGCCGCATACCCGTGGGCCGGATTTCAGGGCTGGAAAGCACCGATCTGGCGCGCGCTGCCTGGGCGTTCCCGCTGGTCGGCCTGATCGTCGGGGCCATATCGGGGGGCGCGCTTTATGGCATCGCCGGCACCGGGGCATCGCCGATAGCCTGTGCGCTGGCGGCGCTGGCGCTGCAGGCCATCGTCACCGGCGCGCTGCATGAAGACGGCCTCGCCGATGTCGCCGACGGGATGGGCGGCCGGGACCGCGAACATACCCTCGAAATCATGCGTGATTCCCGGATCGGCGCCTACGGGGTGCTGGCGCTGATTTTCTCCGTCGCCATCCGCGCCGCGATGATCGCCGGTATTCCGGGGCCGGGTTTTGCCTGTCTCTCCATGATCGCGGCGGCCATGCTGTCGCGCGGTTTGCTGCCGGCCGTCATGCACGCGCTGCCGCCGGCGCGGCGGGACGGGTTGTCGCACGGTGCCGGGCAGCCCTCGCTGAAGATCGCCGCTGCCGCCGCCGCCATCGGCGCGCTTGCGCTCTTTACATTATTGCCGCTATCCGTAGCCTTGGCCGCCGTTGCGCTGGGGATCGTGCTCGGCGCGGCGGTTCTGTTGTGGGCGCAGCGGAAGCTCGGCGGGCAGACCGGCGATGTGATCGGCGCGGTGCAGCAGATGATTGAAATCGCGGTACTTTCCGCCGCCGCAGCTGGGAGTTCGGTTTTTTATGCATGA
- the cobT gene encoding nicotinate-nucleotide--dimethylbenzimidazole phosphoribosyltransferase produces the protein MTNAPKTMAGISDLLAAAPAASASAADAARAREATLTKPPGALGRLEVISEWLAAWQNRNPPRIDNARVIVFAGNHGVAARGVSAFPAEVTAQMVANFDAGGAAVNQLSRTCGAAFRVIAIDLDNPTEDFTKAPAMDEAAFMAAFTLGWDAVDDTSDLLAIGEMGIANTTSAAAVCHALFGGRAEDWTGPGTGVTGSALSAKAGVVAEAVALHGEAASGPIDILRRLGGYELAAMAGAIVAARYKRCPVLIDGYVSGAAAAALAAAHPASLDHTLAAHVSAEPGHRRLLQALGMDPLLDLEMRLGEASGAALAINIVRSAAACHAGMASFADAGISDKSE, from the coding sequence ATGACAAACGCACCGAAAACCATGGCCGGCATCAGCGATCTGCTGGCCGCCGCCCCCGCAGCCTCGGCATCGGCGGCGGATGCTGCGCGTGCGCGCGAAGCGACGCTGACCAAGCCGCCGGGCGCGCTGGGACGTCTCGAGGTCATTTCCGAATGGCTGGCGGCGTGGCAGAACAGAAATCCGCCCCGCATCGACAATGCCCGCGTTATCGTGTTCGCCGGCAATCATGGCGTCGCGGCACGCGGCGTCTCGGCCTTTCCCGCCGAAGTGACGGCGCAGATGGTCGCCAACTTCGACGCCGGGGGCGCAGCGGTCAACCAACTCAGCCGGACTTGCGGCGCGGCGTTCCGGGTTATCGCCATCGATCTCGACAACCCGACCGAAGATTTCACCAAGGCCCCGGCGATGGACGAAGCTGCGTTCATGGCGGCGTTCACGCTCGGCTGGGACGCCGTCGATGACACCAGCGATCTGCTGGCCATCGGCGAGATGGGCATCGCCAACACCACATCCGCCGCAGCCGTCTGTCACGCGCTGTTCGGCGGACGGGCCGAAGACTGGACCGGCCCCGGCACCGGGGTGACGGGCAGTGCGCTCTCGGCCAAGGCCGGCGTCGTCGCCGAGGCAGTTGCCCTGCACGGCGAAGCCGCAAGCGGTCCGATTGATATTCTGCGCCGTCTCGGCGGGTATGAGCTGGCAGCGATGGCCGGCGCCATCGTTGCCGCCAGGTACAAACGCTGTCCGGTGCTGATCGACGGTTATGTCTCGGGTGCGGCGGCTGCGGCCCTGGCGGCGGCGCATCCGGCAAGCCTGGATCACACGCTGGCAGCGCACGTTTCGGCGGAACCGGGGCACCGCAGACTTTTGCAAGCGCTCGGCATGGACCCGCTGCTCGATCTCGAAATGCGGCTCGGCGAGGCATCGGGGGCGGCGCTGGCCATCAACATTGTCCGTAGCGCCGCGGCCTGCCACGCGGGCATGGCCAGCTTCGCCGACGCCGGTATCAGCGATAAATCCGAATAG
- a CDS encoding SDR family oxidoreductase, with the protein MSSLLAKKVLVTGGAGFIGSHLCERLVARGNDVLCLDNFFTGTKANVAHLLKEDNFELLRHDVTFPLYVEVDEIFNLACPASPVHYQYDPVQTTKTSVHGAINVLGLAKRTDAKILQASTSEVYGDPEIHPQPESYKGNVNPIGPRACYDEGKRCAETLFFDYHRQHQLNIRVCRIFNTYGPRMHPEDGRVVSNFIMQALRGEPLTLYGDGAQTRSFCYVDDLVEGMMRLMDADDTHIGPVNLGNPGEFTIRQLAETVIEMTGTKSEIILKPLPEDDPMQRCPDITLAKSVLDWEPTIQLREGLQKTIDYFKNLT; encoded by the coding sequence GTGAGTTCACTTCTGGCAAAGAAAGTTCTTGTTACGGGCGGAGCCGGGTTTATCGGCTCGCATCTGTGCGAAAGACTGGTTGCGCGCGGCAATGATGTGCTGTGCCTGGACAACTTTTTCACCGGGACAAAGGCCAACGTCGCGCATTTGCTAAAGGAAGACAACTTCGAACTTCTGCGCCACGATGTGACGTTCCCGCTGTATGTCGAGGTCGATGAGATCTTCAACCTCGCGTGCCCGGCATCGCCCGTGCATTACCAGTACGATCCGGTGCAGACGACCAAGACCAGCGTCCACGGTGCGATTAACGTGCTCGGCCTGGCCAAGCGGACCGATGCCAAGATTCTGCAGGCGTCGACCAGCGAGGTCTACGGCGACCCGGAAATCCACCCGCAACCGGAAAGTTACAAGGGCAACGTCAACCCGATCGGCCCGCGCGCCTGCTATGACGAAGGCAAGCGTTGCGCGGAAACGCTGTTCTTCGATTATCACCGCCAGCATCAGCTGAATATCCGCGTTTGCCGTATTTTCAACACCTACGGCCCGCGCATGCACCCCGAAGACGGCCGTGTCGTTTCCAATTTCATCATGCAGGCGTTGCGCGGCGAGCCGCTGACGCTATACGGCGACGGCGCGCAGACACGTTCGTTCTGTTATGTCGACGATCTGGTCGAGGGCATGATGCGCCTGATGGATGCCGACGATACCCATATCGGGCCGGTCAATCTCGGCAATCCCGGCGAGTTCACGATCCGCCAGCTGGCCGAAACCGTTATCGAGATGACCGGTACGAAATCCGAGATCATCCTCAAGCCGTTGCCCGAGGATGATCCGATGCAGCGCTGTCCGGACATCACACTGGCGAAATCGGTGCTCGACTGGGAACCGACGATCCAGCTCCGCGAAGGACTGCAGAAGACCATCGATTATTTTAAAAATCTGACGTGA